In Polaromonas sp. JS666, one genomic interval encodes:
- a CDS encoding LysR substrate-binding domain-containing protein produces the protein MKFDLTDLRLFVLVADEGSLTRAAQRQHLSLAAASSRIKSLETQAGQPLLYREARGVRLTPPGEAFLHHARGVLRQVDQLRVDLQEYGGGLRGHVRVFANTTAVTDFLPEILPGFLADNPRVNVDLQEKPNAEIARGVLDGRADIGIVAGRVDTLGLQAIHFSTDRLVLVTSRQHRFAGRKTIAFAETLDEDAVGMHHGSTLQTFLATVTESLGKPLKLRIQLASFDAMCRMIGSGVGVGIVPESAARRNRDTMNLALIELTDEWSVRERYILVRDQAALPAYALALIDTLCAHYQA, from the coding sequence ATGAAATTTGATCTCACCGATCTAAGGCTGTTTGTGCTGGTTGCGGACGAGGGCAGCCTGACGCGGGCGGCCCAGCGCCAGCATCTGTCACTGGCGGCGGCCAGCAGCCGCATCAAGTCGCTGGAAACCCAGGCGGGCCAGCCCCTGCTGTACCGTGAAGCCCGTGGCGTGCGCCTGACGCCGCCCGGCGAGGCGTTTTTGCACCACGCCCGGGGGGTGCTGCGCCAGGTGGACCAGTTACGCGTCGACCTGCAGGAATACGGGGGTGGCCTGCGCGGCCATGTGCGGGTTTTCGCCAACACCACGGCGGTGACGGATTTCCTGCCGGAAATCCTGCCCGGCTTCCTCGCGGACAACCCCCGCGTGAACGTGGACCTTCAGGAAAAACCGAACGCTGAAATCGCCCGGGGCGTGCTGGACGGCCGTGCCGACATCGGCATTGTGGCCGGCAGGGTCGACACGCTGGGGCTGCAGGCCATTCACTTCAGCACCGATCGCCTGGTGCTGGTCACGTCGCGCCAGCACCGCTTTGCCGGGCGCAAGACCATCGCTTTTGCCGAGACACTGGACGAAGACGCGGTGGGCATGCACCACGGCAGCACGCTGCAGACTTTTCTGGCCACGGTGACGGAGTCACTGGGCAAGCCGCTCAAGCTGCGCATCCAGCTGGCCAGCTTTGATGCGATGTGCCGCATGATAGGCAGCGGTGTGGGCGTGGGCATCGTGCCGGAGTCGGCGGCCCGGCGCAACCGGGATACGATGAACCTGGCGCTGATCGAGCTCACCGACGAGTGGAGCGTGCGCGAGCGCTACATCCTCGTGCGCGACCAGGCCGCCTTGCCGGCCTACGCCCTGGCGTTGATCGACACTCTGTGCGCGCATTACCAGGCCTGA
- a CDS encoding acyl-CoA thioesterase: protein MKFTTQKQVRFHHCDPAGIVFYPQFFYLLHEVQEDFLNHIGFPEHVLIAGGAGVPIVDLKTEFLGMCRHGDQLTMTLELTKVGNASVGMHYEIHGEPSAHGGSSLRVRAHGVVVYSEVPHGKPVPIPDALRDALLPYLKTPPETT from the coding sequence ATGAAATTCACGACACAAAAGCAGGTCCGGTTTCACCACTGCGACCCGGCGGGGATTGTTTTTTACCCGCAGTTTTTCTACCTGTTGCATGAGGTGCAGGAGGATTTTCTGAACCACATCGGCTTTCCCGAACACGTGCTGATCGCCGGCGGCGCAGGCGTGCCCATCGTGGACCTGAAAACCGAATTCCTGGGCATGTGCCGCCACGGCGACCAGCTCACGATGACGCTGGAGCTGACCAAAGTCGGCAACGCCAGCGTGGGCATGCACTATGAAATTCACGGCGAGCCGTCCGCCCACGGGGGCAGCAGCCTGCGGGTCAGGGCCCATGGCGTCGTGGTGTATTCGGAAGTCCCGCATGGTAAGCCGGTGCCCATTCCCGACGCCTTGCGCGACGCCCTGCTGCCCTACCTGAAAACACCCCCGGAGACCACATGA
- a CDS encoding HpcH/HpaI aldolase/citrate lyase family protein, translating into MTTVPAPALATTIAIAPAVARAHALLFVPANRPERIAKALASGAGAVIVDLEDAVPPDAKATARDQLVQVFSSLGAAERARLLVRINAGSTPWHAGDLALVGRLAAQGLAAVMVPKAESAADLAQVAAAVGPACGLLPLVESAAGLAAADALAHSPQVVRLAFGNLDFQADLGLACEPDEAELVSVRLALVLASRRAGLAAPVDGVTPDIGDLAALQATAARSRRGGFGAKLCIHPAQVAPVNAALAPSAAELDWARRVIEGNDSERGGVFVLDGRMVDAPVVRRARQLLAQAPGNP; encoded by the coding sequence ATGACCACCGTCCCGGCGCCCGCCCTCGCAACCACTATAGCTATCGCACCCGCAGTGGCGCGCGCGCACGCCCTGCTTTTTGTGCCCGCCAACCGGCCGGAGCGCATTGCCAAGGCGCTGGCCAGCGGCGCCGGTGCGGTGATCGTGGACCTGGAAGACGCCGTGCCGCCGGATGCCAAGGCAACCGCCCGCGACCAGCTGGTGCAGGTGTTCTCTAGCCTGGGCGCGGCGGAACGCGCGCGCCTGCTGGTACGCATCAACGCCGGCAGCACGCCCTGGCATGCCGGCGATTTGGCACTGGTGGGCCGGCTGGCCGCGCAGGGCCTGGCTGCCGTGATGGTGCCCAAGGCCGAATCCGCCGCCGACCTCGCGCAGGTGGCCGCCGCGGTTGGCCCGGCGTGCGGCCTGCTGCCGCTCGTGGAGTCGGCCGCCGGACTGGCGGCCGCGGATGCGCTGGCGCACAGCCCGCAGGTCGTCCGGCTGGCGTTTGGCAACCTCGACTTTCAGGCCGACCTGGGGCTGGCCTGCGAACCGGACGAGGCCGAGCTGGTGTCGGTACGCCTGGCCCTGGTGCTGGCATCGCGCCGCGCCGGACTGGCGGCGCCGGTCGATGGCGTCACCCCCGACATCGGCGACCTCGCAGCGCTGCAGGCAACCGCTGCCCGCAGCCGGCGCGGCGGCTTTGGCGCCAAGCTGTGCATTCACCCTGCCCAGGTGGCCCCGGTCAATGCGGCGCTGGCGCCCAGCGCGGCCGAGCTGGACTGGGCGCGTAGGGTCATTGAAGGCAATGACAGCGAGCGCGGCGGCGTGTTCGTGCTGGATGGCCGGATGGTCGACGCCCCGGTGGTGCGGCGGGCCCGCCAGCTGCTGGCGCAGGCTCCCGGTAATCCATGA
- a CDS encoding RidA family protein, whose translation MITKIQPPDWAEPRGYANGILARGALLFVGGQIGWNARQEFESDDFVAQTRQTLQNIADVLKAGGAGPEHMVRMTWYVVDRDEYVASLRELGGVYREIMGKNFPAMTCVQVAGLVEARARVEIEVTAVLPD comes from the coding sequence ATGATCACCAAAATCCAACCGCCCGACTGGGCCGAACCCAGGGGCTACGCCAACGGCATCCTCGCGCGCGGCGCGCTGCTGTTCGTCGGCGGCCAGATCGGCTGGAATGCCCGGCAGGAGTTTGAAAGCGATGATTTCGTCGCGCAGACCCGCCAGACGCTGCAAAACATTGCAGACGTTCTGAAGGCCGGCGGCGCCGGGCCCGAGCACATGGTCCGCATGACCTGGTACGTGGTGGACCGCGACGAGTATGTGGCCAGCCTCAGGGAGCTGGGCGGCGTCTACCGCGAAATCATGGGCAAAAACTTCCCGGCCATGACCTGCGTGCAGGTCGCCGGGCTGGTGGAAGCGCGGGCCCGGGTCGAGATTGAAGTGACGGCCGTGCTGCCGGACTGA
- a CDS encoding FAS1-like dehydratase domain-containing protein: MSTDIRTLDAATLAHLQGWVGKTETLADDITAAPVRALSATLDRDDAPPVPGTALPPLWHWLYFLPQHRQSEIGPDGHAKRGGFLPPVPLPRRMWAGGRLNWQPGNPLVVGDAARRVSRIESVTHKAGRTGDLLFVLVRHELHNTHGLALTEEHDIVYRANPLPGDSVPPPAAAEQGAAWQREIVPDDVLLFRYSALTFNGHRIHYDRRYVTEVEGYPGLIVHGPLIATLLVDLVRRHVPGAFVKSFSFKAVLPTFDLHPFRLHGQPSADGKTVKLWAADHEGWLTMQGTAELA, from the coding sequence ATGAGCACTGACATCCGCACCCTCGACGCCGCCACCCTCGCCCACCTGCAAGGCTGGGTCGGCAAGACCGAAACCCTGGCCGACGACATCACCGCCGCGCCGGTCCGCGCGCTCTCGGCCACGCTGGACCGCGACGATGCACCGCCCGTGCCCGGCACGGCGCTGCCCCCGCTGTGGCACTGGCTGTATTTTTTGCCGCAGCATCGCCAGAGCGAGATCGGCCCGGACGGCCATGCGAAACGCGGCGGCTTCCTGCCACCGGTGCCGCTGCCGCGCCGCATGTGGGCCGGCGGCCGTCTCAACTGGCAGCCGGGCAACCCGCTGGTGGTGGGCGATGCGGCCCGGCGCGTCTCGCGCATCGAGTCCGTGACGCACAAGGCCGGCCGCACCGGCGACCTGCTGTTTGTGCTGGTCAGGCATGAGCTGCACAACACCCACGGCCTGGCGCTGACCGAGGAGCACGACATTGTGTACCGCGCCAACCCGCTGCCCGGTGACTCGGTGCCGCCACCCGCCGCCGCGGAACAGGGCGCCGCCTGGCAGCGCGAGATCGTGCCAGACGACGTGCTGCTGTTCCGCTACTCGGCGCTGACCTTCAACGGCCACCGCATCCACTACGACCGCCGCTATGTGACCGAAGTCGAGGGTTACCCCGGCCTGATCGTGCACGGCCCGCTGATTGCCACGCTGCTGGTGGACCTGGTGCGCCGCCATGTGCCGGGTGCCTTTGTCAAAAGCTTCTCCTTCAAGGCGGTGCTGCCCACCTTTGACCTGCACCCGTTCCGCCTGCATGGCCAGCCCTCGGCCGATGGCAAAACCGTGAAGCTCTGGGCCGCCGACCACGAAGGCTGGCTCACCATGCAGGGCACGGCCGAACTCGCCTGA
- a CDS encoding benzoate-CoA ligase family protein: MNTPTHAPASKAPSAQTDCFVHDRLPTPDQWPKLVYPPELRIPDQANLVDVLFSRARAQGHADKPFLRSDRITLSYADALERVNRIAQVLTEDFHLVPGNRVLLRGGNSIGMALAWLGVVQAGLVAVATMPLLRAKELGEIIDKARPSLALCDASLLQELQAARDQGGLLGTIVPFNLMNEPGSLAVLSAQKDGHFTPCPTAADDIAMMAFTSGTTGKPKAAVHTHRDVLAACEAWPRHVLKARPDDIVMGSPPLAFTFGLGGMLIFPMWAGASVYYPSVAYTPEVMVKLMNQVGATLCYTAPTFYRQMAPFAKQLGVPSLRICVSAGEGLPDATRQLWKDATGIEMIDGIGATEMFHIFISSAGAEVRRGAIGKVVPGYTARVVDDQGAEVPHGTVGKLAVMGPTGCKYLDDARQANYVKGGWNYPGDAFVQDDDGYFFYQARADDMIITSGYNVGGPEVEDALLKHPAVAECGVIGLPDEERGMIVKAFVVLRPGHEAGEALVKSLQDHVKATLAPFKYPRQIEFVGSLPRTETGKLQRFKLRQS, from the coding sequence ATGAATACGCCCACACACGCACCAGCCTCGAAGGCGCCCTCTGCGCAGACCGACTGCTTCGTGCACGACCGCCTGCCAACGCCCGACCAGTGGCCGAAACTGGTCTACCCGCCCGAACTGCGCATTCCCGACCAGGCCAATCTGGTGGACGTGCTGTTCTCCCGGGCCAGGGCGCAAGGACATGCCGACAAGCCCTTCCTGCGTTCGGACCGGATCACCTTGAGCTATGCCGACGCACTGGAGCGCGTCAACCGCATCGCCCAGGTGCTGACGGAAGACTTTCACCTCGTGCCGGGCAACCGCGTGCTGCTGCGCGGCGGCAACTCCATCGGCATGGCGCTGGCCTGGCTGGGTGTGGTGCAGGCCGGGCTGGTGGCGGTGGCGACCATGCCGCTGCTGCGCGCCAAGGAGCTCGGCGAGATCATTGACAAGGCCCGGCCGTCGCTGGCACTGTGCGATGCCAGCCTGCTGCAGGAATTGCAGGCCGCCAGGGATCAGGGCGGCCTGCTCGGCACCATCGTGCCGTTCAACCTGATGAACGAGCCCGGTTCGCTGGCGGTCCTTTCCGCACAGAAAGACGGCCATTTCACGCCCTGCCCGACGGCCGCCGACGACATTGCGATGATGGCCTTCACGTCCGGCACCACCGGCAAGCCCAAGGCCGCCGTGCACACGCACCGCGATGTGCTCGCCGCCTGCGAAGCCTGGCCGCGCCATGTGCTCAAGGCCAGGCCTGACGACATCGTGATGGGTTCGCCGCCACTCGCCTTCACCTTCGGGCTGGGCGGCATGCTGATCTTCCCGATGTGGGCTGGTGCCTCGGTGTACTACCCCAGCGTGGCCTACACGCCCGAGGTCATGGTCAAGCTGATGAACCAGGTCGGCGCCACCCTGTGCTACACGGCGCCCACCTTTTACCGCCAGATGGCGCCGTTTGCCAAACAGCTCGGCGTGCCCAGCCTGCGCATCTGCGTGAGTGCGGGCGAGGGCCTGCCGGACGCCACACGCCAGCTCTGGAAGGACGCCACCGGCATTGAAATGATCGACGGGATAGGCGCGACCGAGATGTTCCATATCTTCATCTCGTCCGCCGGTGCCGAGGTACGGCGCGGCGCCATCGGCAAGGTGGTGCCCGGCTACACCGCCCGGGTGGTGGACGACCAGGGTGCGGAAGTGCCGCATGGCACCGTCGGCAAGCTGGCGGTCATGGGGCCGACTGGCTGCAAATACCTGGACGATGCGCGCCAGGCGAACTATGTCAAGGGCGGCTGGAACTACCCCGGCGATGCGTTTGTGCAGGACGATGACGGCTACTTCTTCTACCAAGCCCGCGCCGACGACATGATCATCACGTCGGGCTACAACGTGGGCGGCCCCGAGGTGGAAGACGCGCTGCTCAAGCACCCGGCCGTGGCCGAGTGCGGCGTGATCGGCCTGCCCGACGAGGAACGCGGCATGATCGTCAAGGCCTTTGTGGTGCTGCGGCCCGGCCACGAGGCCGGCGAGGCCCTGGTCAAGAGCCTGCAGGACCACGTCAAGGCCACGCTCGCGCCCTTCAAATACCCGCGCCAGATCGAATTCGTGGGCAGCCTGCCGCGGACCGAAACCGGCAAACTGCAACGTTTCAAATTGCGTCAATCATGA
- a CDS encoding acyl-CoA dehydrogenase family protein, producing the protein MIKTATDQYQDIRDAVRALCAEFPDEYHRKIDEQRAYPEAFVDALTKAGWLAALIPGEYGGSGLGLAEASVIMEEINRSGGNSGACHGQMYNMGTLLRHGSTAQKELYLPKIASGEWRLQSMGVTEPSTGTDTTKIKTTAIKKGDRYVINGQKVWISRVQHSDWMILLARTTALAEVKKKSEGMSIFMVDLRQAEKSGMTVRPIPNMVNHETNELFFENLEIPEENLIGQEGLGFKYILDGLNAERTLIAAECIGDGYWFLDRVTKYVGERVVFGRPIGQNQGVQFPIAEAYIEVEAANLMRYKACALFDAGQPCGAEANMAKYLAAKASWEAANACIQFHGGFGFANEYDVERKFRETRLYQVAPISTNLILSYVAEHLLGLPRSF; encoded by the coding sequence ATGATCAAGACCGCCACCGACCAATACCAGGACATCCGCGATGCCGTGCGCGCCCTGTGCGCCGAGTTCCCGGACGAATACCACCGCAAGATCGACGAGCAGCGCGCCTACCCCGAGGCCTTTGTCGATGCGCTGACCAAGGCCGGCTGGCTGGCCGCGCTGATCCCCGGCGAATATGGCGGCTCCGGCCTGGGCCTGGCCGAGGCCTCGGTGATCATGGAAGAGATCAACCGCTCCGGCGGCAACTCCGGCGCCTGCCACGGCCAGATGTACAACATGGGCACGCTGCTGCGCCACGGCTCCACCGCGCAAAAGGAGCTGTACCTGCCCAAGATCGCCAGCGGCGAATGGCGGTTGCAGTCGATGGGCGTGACCGAGCCCAGTACCGGCACCGACACGACCAAGATCAAGACCACGGCCATCAAGAAGGGCGACCGCTACGTCATCAATGGCCAGAAGGTCTGGATCTCGCGCGTGCAGCACTCCGACTGGATGATCCTGCTGGCGCGCACCACAGCGCTGGCCGAGGTCAAGAAAAAATCCGAAGGCATGTCGATCTTCATGGTCGACCTGCGCCAGGCCGAGAAATCCGGCATGACGGTGCGGCCGATTCCCAACATGGTGAACCACGAGACCAACGAGCTGTTTTTCGAGAACCTGGAAATCCCCGAAGAGAACCTGATCGGCCAGGAAGGGCTGGGCTTCAAGTACATCCTGGACGGACTGAATGCCGAGCGCACGCTGATCGCCGCCGAGTGCATCGGCGACGGCTACTGGTTTCTCGACCGGGTCACCAAATATGTGGGCGAGCGCGTGGTGTTCGGCCGCCCGATCGGCCAGAACCAGGGCGTGCAGTTCCCGATTGCCGAGGCCTACATCGAGGTCGAGGCCGCCAACCTGATGCGCTACAAGGCGTGTGCGCTGTTCGATGCCGGCCAGCCCTGCGGCGCCGAGGCCAACATGGCCAAGTACCTGGCGGCCAAGGCGAGCTGGGAGGCGGCCAATGCCTGCATCCAGTTCCACGGCGGTTTCGGATTTGCCAACGAATACGACGTGGAGCGCAAGTTCCGCGAAACGCGGCTGTACCAGGTGGCGCCGATCTCGACCAACCTGATCCTGAGCTACGTGGCCGAGCACCTGCTGGGCCTGCCCCGCTCCTTCTGA
- a CDS encoding CaiB/BaiF CoA transferase family protein — MTRPLDGITVVSLEHAIAAPFCTRQLADLGARVIKIERPGVGDFARAYDQRVRGQASHFVWTNRSKESLTLDLKQPAALAVLKALLAKADVLVQNLAPGATARMGLGYEALRQDHPGLIVCDISGYGEDGPYRDKKAYDLLIQSEAGLLSITGTAEEPSKAGNSMADIAAGMYAYTSVLAALLLRDKRGGTGKGSHIDVSMLESLAEWMGYPLYYAFEGAPPPPRTAASHASIYPYGPFQAGDGGTVMLGLQNEREWKVFCEVVLRNAPLATDPRFDSNARRNENRDALKAIILATFAQLGTAQVVARLDEAQIANARMNSMAEVWAHPQLKARERWQNVGSPAGDIPALLPPGRNSSFDYRMDAIPAVGQHTDTILRELGRDEAAIAQLYAAQAV, encoded by the coding sequence ATGACCCGACCGCTTGACGGCATCACTGTCGTTTCCCTCGAACACGCGATCGCCGCGCCGTTCTGCACCCGCCAGCTGGCCGACCTCGGCGCCCGCGTGATCAAGATCGAGCGCCCCGGCGTGGGCGACTTTGCGCGCGCCTACGACCAGCGCGTGCGCGGCCAGGCCTCGCACTTTGTTTGGACCAACCGCTCCAAGGAAAGCCTCACACTCGACCTGAAGCAGCCCGCGGCGCTGGCCGTGCTGAAGGCATTGCTGGCCAAGGCCGACGTGCTGGTGCAAAACCTCGCGCCCGGCGCCACCGCGCGCATGGGGCTGGGCTATGAAGCGCTCCGCCAGGACCATCCCGGCCTGATCGTCTGCGACATCTCGGGCTACGGCGAAGACGGCCCCTACCGCGACAAGAAGGCCTACGACCTGCTGATCCAGAGCGAGGCCGGCCTGCTGTCGATCACCGGCACGGCCGAAGAGCCCTCCAAGGCCGGCAACTCGATGGCCGACATCGCCGCCGGCATGTACGCCTACACCAGCGTGCTGGCGGCGCTGCTGCTGCGCGATAAACGGGGTGGGACCGGCAAAGGCTCGCACATCGACGTGTCCATGCTCGAATCGCTGGCCGAATGGATGGGTTACCCGCTGTATTACGCATTTGAAGGCGCCCCGCCGCCGCCGCGCACCGCCGCCTCGCATGCCAGCATCTACCCCTATGGCCCGTTCCAGGCCGGTGACGGCGGCACGGTGATGCTGGGCCTGCAAAACGAACGCGAATGGAAAGTCTTTTGCGAGGTCGTGCTGCGAAATGCCCCCCTGGCCACCGACCCGCGCTTTGACAGCAACGCCCGTCGCAACGAAAACCGCGATGCGCTCAAGGCCATCATCCTGGCCACCTTTGCCCAGCTCGGCACCGCCCAGGTCGTGGCACGGCTGGACGAAGCGCAGATTGCCAATGCCCGCATGAACAGCATGGCCGAGGTCTGGGCGCACCCGCAGCTCAAGGCGCGCGAGCGCTGGCAAAACGTGGGTTCACCGGCGGGTGACATTCCGGCGCTGCTGCCGCCGGGCCGCAACAGCAGCTTTGACTACCGCATGGACGCCATCCCCGCCGTCGGCCAGCACACCGACACCATCCTGCGCGAGCTGGGTCGTGACGAGGCCGCCATCGCCCAACTGTACGCGGCCCAGGCCGTTTAA
- a CDS encoding tripartite tricarboxylate transporter substrate binding protein: protein MPDGVCHRISVRRFFIAAAATAAAGLLAVGTSALAQSPYPNRPIVMIVPQAAGGTNDIVGRLVSQKLGEVLNTPAVVENRPGAGGNIGTQAAAKAPKDGYTLLMTISSSQAINPALYKNAGFDPVRDFKPVSLIGAVPNVLLVHPSFPAKSVAELAALANKGKPGQYQYASAGNGTLNHLLGEMLGSMAGINLQHVPYKGVAPALNDVLGGQLPMLFASLPSALSHIKAGKLRALAVSGANRSPVLPDVPTIAETVPGYNGTLWIGLFAPAGVPPDVLARLQDGMAKALAAKDLRDKLEQQGVELAGPPERPVTPEQFAAVLNDDIAKWARIVKSSGASVD, encoded by the coding sequence ATGCCTGATGGGGTCTGTCATCGAATATCAGTCCGCCGGTTTTTTATCGCCGCTGCCGCAACGGCAGCCGCGGGCCTGTTGGCGGTGGGCACGTCCGCGCTCGCCCAGTCCCCCTACCCGAACCGCCCCATCGTCATGATCGTGCCGCAGGCCGCCGGCGGCACCAACGACATCGTGGGCCGGCTGGTCAGCCAGAAACTCGGCGAGGTGTTGAACACCCCGGCCGTCGTGGAGAATCGCCCCGGCGCCGGCGGAAACATCGGCACCCAGGCGGCGGCCAAGGCGCCGAAAGACGGCTACACCCTGCTCATGACCATCAGCAGCAGCCAGGCCATCAACCCGGCGCTCTACAAGAATGCCGGTTTCGATCCGGTCCGCGATTTCAAACCCGTCAGCCTGATTGGCGCCGTGCCCAATGTGCTGCTGGTGCACCCTTCGTTTCCGGCGAAGTCGGTCGCCGAGCTGGCCGCGCTGGCCAACAAGGGCAAACCGGGCCAGTACCAGTACGCCTCGGCCGGCAACGGCACGCTGAACCACCTGCTGGGTGAAATGCTGGGCAGCATGGCCGGCATCAACCTGCAGCATGTGCCCTACAAGGGCGTGGCCCCGGCGCTGAACGACGTGCTGGGCGGGCAGCTGCCCATGCTGTTTGCCAGCCTGCCGTCCGCGCTGTCGCACATCAAGGCGGGCAAGCTGCGTGCGCTGGCCGTCAGCGGCGCCAACCGCTCGCCGGTGCTGCCCGATGTGCCGACCATTGCCGAAACCGTGCCCGGCTACAACGGCACGCTGTGGATCGGCCTGTTCGCCCCCGCCGGCGTGCCGCCGGACGTGCTGGCCCGGCTGCAGGACGGCATGGCCAAAGCGCTGGCCGCCAAAGACCTGCGCGACAAGCTGGAGCAGCAGGGCGTCGAACTGGCGGGCCCGCCCGAGCGGCCGGTGACGCCGGAGCAGTTCGCCGCGGTGCTCAACGACGACATCGCCAAATGGGCGCGCATCGTCAAGTCCTCCGGCGCCTCGGTCGATTGA
- a CDS encoding MmgE/PrpD family protein, with protein sequence MSSPTAQLAAFAASLTFEAIPAPVVRKAEDLLVDWFGSALAGKGARPVETIARFAAQMGPQPTRSGSALPAGASEVLINRSCTSPYLAAMVNAAASHVAEQDDVHNGSVFHPATVVFPAALAVAQALGASGRQLLTASVAGYEVGIRVGEFLGRSHYKVFHTTGTAGTLAAAAAVSHLLGLTAQQMRHAFGLAGTQSAGLWEFLRTAADSKQLHTAHAAAAGLMSAYLAQGGFTGAAQIFEGPQGMAAGMSSDADPARLTAGLGTRWATAETSFKYHASCRHTHPAADALLQVMQTHHLRPDDLASVVTHVHQGALDVLGPVTHPATVHQSKFSMGTVLALVARFKHAGLAEFDQHFDDAATQSLRDRVSMVLDAEVDRAYPQRWIGKVTVTTTDGRVLQGRVDEPKGDPGNTLSREEITAKALRLAAYSSAAAPADMQAAIDGLWAVAQCPRLGPLLGGVA encoded by the coding sequence ATGAGTTCTCCCACCGCCCAGCTGGCCGCGTTTGCCGCCAGCCTGACTTTCGAGGCCATTCCCGCGCCGGTGGTGCGCAAGGCCGAAGACCTGCTGGTCGACTGGTTCGGCTCGGCGCTTGCCGGAAAGGGCGCGCGCCCGGTGGAGACCATCGCGCGCTTTGCCGCGCAGATGGGGCCGCAGCCAACGCGCAGCGGCAGCGCGCTGCCCGCCGGCGCCTCCGAAGTGCTGATCAACCGCAGCTGCACCAGCCCCTACCTGGCGGCCATGGTCAACGCGGCCGCCTCGCATGTGGCCGAGCAGGACGACGTCCACAATGGCTCGGTGTTTCACCCCGCCACGGTGGTGTTTCCGGCGGCGCTGGCGGTGGCCCAGGCGCTGGGCGCCAGCGGCCGGCAGCTGCTGACGGCCTCGGTGGCAGGCTACGAGGTCGGGATCCGGGTGGGCGAGTTCCTGGGCCGCTCGCATTACAAGGTGTTCCACACCACCGGAACGGCCGGCACGCTGGCCGCCGCCGCAGCGGTGAGCCATCTGCTGGGGCTCACGGCGCAGCAGATGCGGCACGCCTTCGGTTTGGCCGGCACGCAGTCGGCCGGCCTGTGGGAATTCCTGCGTACCGCGGCCGACTCCAAGCAGCTGCACACCGCGCATGCCGCCGCCGCGGGGCTGATGTCGGCCTACCTGGCGCAGGGCGGCTTTACCGGGGCGGCGCAGATCTTCGAAGGCCCGCAGGGCATGGCGGCCGGCATGTCGAGCGATGCCGACCCCGCCCGGCTCACCGCGGGTCTCGGCACCCGCTGGGCCACGGCCGAAACCTCGTTCAAGTACCACGCCTCGTGCCGCCACACGCACCCGGCCGCCGACGCGCTGCTGCAGGTGATGCAAACCCACCACCTCCGGCCCGACGACCTGGCCAGCGTGGTCACCCATGTGCATCAGGGCGCCCTTGACGTCCTCGGGCCGGTGACGCATCCCGCCACCGTGCACCAGAGCAAATTCTCCATGGGCACGGTGCTGGCGCTGGTGGCGCGCTTCAAGCACGCCGGCCTGGCCGAGTTCGACCAGCACTTCGACGATGCCGCCACGCAAAGCCTGCGCGACCGTGTGAGCATGGTGCTGGACGCCGAAGTGGACCGCGCCTACCCGCAGCGCTGGATTGGTAAGGTCACGGTGACCACGACCGATGGCCGGGTGCTGCAGGGCCGCGTCGATGAGCCCAAGGGCGACCCCGGCAACACCCTCAGCCGCGAGGAGATCACCGCCAAGGCCTTGCGGCTGGCGGCTTACAGCAGTGCCGCCGCGCCCGCCGACATGCAGGCAGCCATCGATGGCCTGTGGGCGGTGGCGCAGTGCCCGCGGCTCGGGCCGCTGCTCGGAGGTGTGGCATGA